One Anas platyrhynchos isolate ZD024472 breed Pekin duck chromosome 2, IASCAAS_PekinDuck_T2T, whole genome shotgun sequence DNA segment encodes these proteins:
- the FOXQ1 gene encoding forkhead box protein Q1 codes for MKLEVFSQHYEDKLSAGSDQEGSGSLSPAPADSELGSDGDCAANSPGGGAGRTGRPPQQPPPAPQQPPPPPPPPPPPPESAKGKPYTRRPKPPYSYIALIAMAIRDSAGGRLTLAEINDYLMSRFPFFRGAYTGWRNSVRHNLSLNDCFVKVLRDPARPWGKDNYWMLNPSSEYTFADGVFRRRRKRLSRAAPPPARPVAAPPPPPPPPPPPPAPGEATGAGSASPGGSPRCCCASSPCNCAPGPGAKKEAATAGGAAKFSSSFAIESLLRRPPAPRAPPQPPPQPHGRLVWPAPPAPPPHLLAGPYPLLPYPGAAQHPPAALYGGGLLQLCAYGLPEPPPLLLPGGRQALPRGEPSGERPPEPLFPAGLHKGGRGGPQTGSPLYAPLRVQPAAGGSAPFQPYAVETPLA; via the coding sequence ATGAAGCTGGAGGTGTTCTCGCAGCACTACGAGGACAAGCTGAGCGCCGGCAGCGACCAGGAAGGCAGCGGCTCCCTCTCCCCGGCGCCGGCAGACAGCGAGCTGGGCTCCGACGGCGACTGCGCCGCCAACAgccccggcggcggggccgggaggacGGGGCGCCccccgcagcagccccccccggccccgcagcagcccccgccgccgccacccccgccgccgccgccgcccgagAGCGCCAAGGGGAAGCCCTACACGCGGCGCCCCAAGCCGCCCTACTCCTACATCGCGCTGATCGCCATGGCCATCCGGGACTCGGCCGGGGGCCGCCTGACCCTGGCCGAGATCAACGACTACCTGATGAGCCGCTTCCCCTTCTTCCGCGGCGCCTACACGGGCTGGCGCAACTCGGTGCGCCACAACCTCTCGCTCAACGACTGCTTCGTCAAGGTGCTGCGCGACCCGGCGCGGCCCTGGGGCAAGGACAACTACTGGATGCTCAACCCCAGCAGCGAGTACACCTTCGCCGACGGCGTCTTCCGACGGCGCCGCAAGCGCCTGAgccgcgccgccccgccgcccgcccgccccgtcgccgccccgccgccaccgccgccgccgccgccgccgccgccagcacCGGGGGAGGCGACCGGAGCGGGCTCCGCGTCCCCCGGCGGCTCCCCGCGGTGCTGCTGCGCCTCCTCGCCCTGCAACTGCGCGCCGGGCCCCGGCGCTAAGAAGGAGGCGGCGACAGCGGGCGGCGCCGCCAAGTTCTCCAGCTCCTTCGCCATCGAGAGCCTCCTCCGGAGGCCGCCggcgccccgcgcccccccgcagcctcccccgCAGCCCCACGGCCGCCTCGTGTGGCCggcgccccccgcgcccccgccGCACCTGCTGGCCGGTCCCTACCCGCTGCTGCCCTACCCGGGGGCCGCGCAGCATCCCCCCGCCGCCCTCTACGGGGGGGGTCTCCTGCAGCTCTGCGCCTACGGGCTGCCcgagccgccgccgctgctgctgcccggcGGGCGGCAGGCGCTGCCCCGCGGGGAGCCGTCGGGGGAGCGGCCGCCGGAGCCGCTCTTCCCCGCCGGCCTCCACaaagggggccggggggggccgcagACGGGGTCCCCGCTCTACGCCCCCCTCCGGGTGCAGCCGGCCGCCGGGGGCTCGGCCCCCTTCCAGCCGTACGCCGTGGAGACCCCCCTGGCTTaa